ATCCAATGATTGAATCTGTCTTTCAAAGCTCGCAATAACTCTTGTTTCTACATCAGCGTTGAGATCGGTTTTTTCTTCATGATCTATCCGGACAACGTGCTGGTTATGTGCAATGACCCGTGTCTTCACAGTTGTTGGTCGGGATTCATCAGTAATGATTCCATCAGTCGGGAATTCTTTTTCTGCTACTAATTTTCGCAAAGCGTCTCCGCCGGCGTCGTTACCAACAATACCAATCATAATTGGCACACCGCCAAGCGATGCAATATTGTTTGCAACATTAGCCGCACCGCCGAGTCGCGTGGATTCCTCTTCTACCTCTACTACCGGAACAGGCGCTTCTGGAGAAATACGCGATACTTTTCCCCAAAAATACCGATCCAGCATCAAATCACCCACCACTGCGATACGCTTACCAGTAAAGCTTTTTTGAATTTCTTCCAGACGATTCGGAGTAAAATTAACCATTGAACGTTTCCAAAATTTTCGAGTCTTTCTTGATAGAATATAGCCAGAAAACGATGTACAAGCAAGGTAAGCTCTACTCTAGATAATTCACTCATAATAAGGTATCATGGGGAGGGAGTTGTAAGGTGACTTGTATTCTCTTTTCTATCTTCTTGCCTCTGCTTCTTTTATCGCAGCAATACAAGTTTTTTAGTATCAATAAAATGATTTGTCTGTAACTGATAGAAATATACACCGCTTGGCATAGATGAAGCATTCCATTGAATCGTATATGCTCCTGCAGGTTTTATTTCATTCACGAGCGTTGCCACTTCTTGTCCAAGTACATCATAGATTATTAATTTCACCAATCCAAAAGCTCCAATCTCAAAGCTCAAGACTGTTTCTGAATTGAAAGGATTTGGATAGTTCTGGTTCAACACAAATACATTCGGTATGGCATTCTTTATTTCCACTTCGCTCGAATATTTATACGTTCCGCTGTTATCAACCTGTTTCAGACGGTAGGCAAAATAGCCGGCCGGAAGTATCTGGTCGATAAAACTATAATTGTGTATTGCATTACTGGTACCGCTGCCTTGCACAAATCCAATCTTCTCCCAACGACTCATTGTTAACGGTTGGTACTTCACCGCTCGTCTCTCTACCTCGAATCCATAATTGTTTATTTCTGTTGCAGTTCCCCATTTCAGAGTGGTACGAGAATGTTCTACTGAAGCGGTAAACGACACAAGCTCTACTGGAAGAACGCCGTAGGAATTTAGAGCATCAACACGTCCCCAACCATA
The nucleotide sequence above comes from Ignavibacteriales bacterium. Encoded proteins:
- a CDS encoding S8 family serine peptidase, whose product is AQSINTQNGGGDPLEWINYTASTAGDYAIMVEKKSGVAKTLEVYIYPDSITSVYTNSLTPVDAIFGQPAVVGAIAVGAVRAATPDTIEYFSSQGPVTISFPSSQTRAKPDICGVDGVTVTGAGGFSNPFYGTSAAAPHVAAVAAQMWAAFPGKTGNQIRDAIESTADDLGTVGFDNIYGWGRVDALNSYGVLPVELVSFTASVEHSRTTLKWGTATEINNYGFEVERRAVKYQPLTMSRWEKIGFVQGSGTSNAIHNYSFIDQILPAGYFAYRLKQVDNSGTYKYSSEVEIKNAIPNVFVLNQNYPNPFNSETVLSFEIGAFGLVKLIIYDVLGQEVATLVNEIKPAGAYTIQWNASSMPSGVYFYQLQTNHFIDTKKLVLLR